The following coding sequences lie in one Arachis stenosperma cultivar V10309 chromosome 5, arast.V10309.gnm1.PFL2, whole genome shotgun sequence genomic window:
- the LOC130979583 gene encoding uncharacterized protein LOC130979583: protein MPQDAVYERPLFGGKLSSLFPHRFQDVSDIRQVPDHQEVFADATRDESLIFEILEYKHDVADNGSAVWFLQDLANEQDAEGSVVIEQSGVLEAPGLMYNNTPAIVTSAIGQMAISKGRQGREAQNIIKVYLANLRLKGVDTDVLVTAYEPILINPFSESAGTVGAGMAVPAEQAGCIPMEEVFRLAVTSFKVYDWGLFGAAS, encoded by the exons ATGCCTCAAGATGCTGTTTATGAACGACCTCTGTTTGGGGGCAAACTCTCAAGCTTGTTCCCTCACAGATTCCAG GATGTCAGTGACATTCGACAAGTCCCTGATCATCAG GAGGTTTTTGCAGACGCTACTCGTGATGAGAGCTTGATCTTTGAGATTTTAGAATATAAGCACGATGTTGCTGATAATGGAAGTGCTGTCTGGTTTCTTCAAGACCTTGCTAATGAGCAGGATGCTGAAGGAAGTGTG GTTATTGAACAGTCTGGAGTCCTTGAAGCGCCAGGTTTGATGTACAATAACACACCTGCTATTGTAACATCTGCAATAGGGCAAATG GCAATTTCTAAGGGACGACAAGGAAGGGAAGCACAAAATATCATTAAA GTTTATTTGGCAAATTTGCGTCTTAAAGGAGTTGATACTGATGTACTTGTCACTGCATATGAGCCAATTCTTATAAA CCCATTTAGCGAAAGCGCAGGCACAGTTGGTGCCGGCATGGCTGTTCCAGCTGAACAAGCTGGATGTATTCCCATGGAGGAGGTATTCAGACTAGCTGTAACAAGCTTTAAGGTTTACGACTGGGGTCTTTTTGGCGCAGCAAGTTGA